AGTCCTTCCTGTGGGCGATCAAACAGGCGGTGGACGTGGCCAACGCCGCCTACCAGCGCGACGGCGGGCTGGCGGGCATCTCGACCGGCCTCGTAGACATGGACAAGAAGCTGGGCGGTCTGCACCGCTCGGACCTCCTGATCCTCGCCGGCCGGCCGTCGATGGGGAAGACGTCGCTGGCGACCAACATCGCGTTCAACGTCGCCAAGGCGCACCGCCTCGGCAAGACCCATGACGGGCGCGAGGGCGCGGTCTCGGGCGGCGTCGTGGGCTTCTACTCGCTCGAGATGTCGGCCGAACAGCTCGCCGCGCGCGTGCTCTCGGAGGCGTCCGAGGTGCCCTCGGAGCAGATCCGCCGCGGCGACATGACCGAGGCCGAGTTCCGCCGCTTCGTCGAGGCCGCGAAGGAGCTGGAGAACTGCCCGCTCTTCATCGACGACACGCCCGCGCTGCCGATCGCGCAGCTCGCCGCCCGCGCCCGCCGCCAGAAGCGGGTCCACGGGCTCGACCTGCTGATCGTCGACTATCTCCAGCTCGTGACCGCGCCCGGCAAGGGCGACAGCCGCGTCAACGAGGTCTCGGCCATCACGCAGGGCCTCAAGGCCATCGCGAAGGAACTGGATATCCCGGTCATCGCGCTCAGCCAGCTGAGCCGGCAGGTCGAGAACCGCGAGGACAAGCGCCCGCAGCTTTCGGACCTTCGGGAATCGGGCTCGATCGAGCAGGACGCGGATGTCGTGATGTTCGTGTACCGCGAGGAGTACTACAAGGAACGCGAGAAGCCGGGCGACCACCAGCTCGACAAGATGGCCGAATGGCAGGCCGCCATGGAGGCCGTGCATGGCCGCGCCGAGGTCATCATCGGCAAGCAGCGCCACGGCCCCATCGGCACGGTCGAGCTCTCCTTCGAGGGCCGCTTCACCCGCTTCGGAAACCTCGTGAAGCCTTGGCAGGACGGCCGCCGCTGAGCGCGGAATTCTCTTCCGGAAGAGAATTTGCCCCGCGGCATGCGCGGTGCCTGCCGCCGGGGTCGGACCGGCATATTTGAAGAGCAAAGACCCCGGCGGGCAGGCCATGCCGCGCGCGTCGGCGCTTGACCCGGCAGGCGCGGGACGCGACACCGCGCCGATGGGTACGGGTCACCTTCATATCGATCTCGAGGCCGTCGCGGCGAACTGGCGGGCGCTCGATGCGCTGTCGGGCCCCGGCTGCGAGACGGCCGCGACGGTCAAGGCGGATGCCTACGGCCTCGGTGTCACGCAGGTCGCACCCCGTCTCTTCCGCGAAGGCGTGCGCGCCTTCTTCGTGGCCACCGCCGACGAGGGTCTGGAGCTGCGCCGCGTGCTGGGCCCCGAGCCGCGCATCTATCTCTATTACGGCCACATGCCGGGCGACACCGCGACGATCGAGCGGGCCGACCTCGTGCCTCTCATCTGCTCGCTCGACCAGCTCGAGCGCCAGATCGCGCAACTCCCCCGGCGGCCCTTCGGGCTGCAGCTCGACACGGGCATG
This portion of the uncultured Jannaschia sp. genome encodes:
- a CDS encoding replicative DNA helicase, with translation MNEIARLDQQASAAHDVTLPHNIEAEQQLLGALLTNNDLYDRASSIIRGEHFYDPVHERIYEICAARIQKNALASPVTLKPFLEEDEGLRALGGPSYLVTLAASAVAAYAVRDYAQMIYDLAIRRELIALGRDIAAQANDVTVETEPADQIVDAEAKLYALAEQGKSEKGFQSFLWAIKQAVDVANAAYQRDGGLAGISTGLVDMDKKLGGLHRSDLLILAGRPSMGKTSLATNIAFNVAKAHRLGKTHDGREGAVSGGVVGFYSLEMSAEQLAARVLSEASEVPSEQIRRGDMTEAEFRRFVEAAKELENCPLFIDDTPALPIAQLAARARRQKRVHGLDLLIVDYLQLVTAPGKGDSRVNEVSAITQGLKAIAKELDIPVIALSQLSRQVENREDKRPQLSDLRESGSIEQDADVVMFVYREEYYKEREKPGDHQLDKMAEWQAAMEAVHGRAEVIIGKQRHGPIGTVELSFEGRFTRFGNLVKPWQDGRR